GATTGGAGGAACACTAGAGAACAATGCCACAAGTGATGCTCCTAAGCCAATGCCACTgcctccgccacctccacctTTGCCACCTCCCATCAAGAaggctcctcctcccccacctgGACCTCCCAAAGGTTCAAAAGCAAGACTTGCTCAGCTGTCACCTGTTGAGTCAAGTCGTTCTGAGGGATCATCTGCTGGCGAGCAGACCAGCGAATCATCCGAAGCCGAAGTTAATGCTCCAAGAGCCAAACTTCGACCTTTCTATTGGGACAAAGTTCTTGCTAATCCTGAtcactcaatggcatggcatgACATCAAATTTGGTTCTTTTCAGTAAGTATCATTAGAAATAAATCCTTGATGCATTCTGtctgcattgtacatgtttctCACAATAACATTTGCAGTGTGAACGAGGACATGATAGAGGAATTGTTCGGTTATAGCGCTGGCAACAGAAATAACCTCAAGGACAAGGAACTCCCCTCCACAGATCCTGGTTCTCAGAACATTTCTCTTCTCAATGTTAAGAAATCATGCAACCTGGCAGTTGTTTTTAAGGCAATGAATGTCAGAGTACAAGAAATTCATGATGCTCTCATTGAAGGTATCTGCTTATCCACAACTAGCTATTCTCAATTTGCCCATGTAGCTTGCTTAACTATATTTAAAAAAAGCCCTTCAGTATATCTCTAAATACAAGCCATTTGCAGAGACTTAAATGACAGTTGGCAATACACTTGTAAATGaagtttttttagaaaactgTGATGATATGACTTGCAGGGTGGCCACTAACTTTTTAAAGTTTATTCAGAAGAATGTATTATTGATTGTCCTGTGTAGCTTGCTTAATTGTGTTGAGGAGAAAAAACCCTTCAATATATCTCAGAATGCAAGGCATTTGCACAAAATTAGATGACATTAAACTTTTAAGTTAGCGATTCACACACACAAAATAAACTTTGCCTGAGTAAATACCATGCAGGTTTTTTAATCTACATCATGTTGGACACTATTTTAGTATATTAGTTTTGTTCCGTTTCATACTTTCATTTATTGAGGACTCAAGGAAAATTCTTTCAGATTATATATATTCTTCTTTTACCTCTACTTATTTGCTGACATCAACATGAATCTGAAAGGTGGAAATGAATCCAGTTAGCCTGGATAGAATATGCCTTTTCTGTTCTTTCTGGATAGTCCACTGTAGAGGCTTCAATATTATGACTTTTGAAGTTGTATTTTGTTTGTGAGAgtgtgcagttttttttttcttagtaCATGGAGTCGCCAGCCTCCTAGATGTTTTTTAGGACCTTGTATGTAgaattttcattttcatttaatTTTAATAGGCTTGGGATCTAGTTCAGCAGTGCCCTCAAATTATCTGATTGTTTTTCACCTATTTCTGTTCATAAGGGAATGAACTTCCTAGGGTGCTTCTTGAGACAATCTTGAGAATGAAGCCAACTGATGAGGAGGAGCAGAAGCTCAGGCTCTATAACGGGGATTTCTCACAACTAGGCCTTGCAGAACAAGTAATGAAAGCACTAATTGATATACCTTTTGCTTTCAAAAGGATCAATGCTTTGCTTTTCATGTCCTCCTTACAAGAAGATGCTTCAAGTCTCGGGGATTCATTCCTCCAGTTGGAGGTAATTTACCTAGAAACTGTTGACTTCTGTTTTAAGTTcgtcaaaagaaaaaggaaaaaactcTAACCTTCCATTACAAGATTACTGATACTACATTTGTTGTTGCCAGGCTGCTTGTGGGGAACTAAAGCACCGCCATTTTCTGAAGTTACTAGAAGCTGTTCTCAAAACCGGAAACCGTTTGAATGATGGGACTTTCCGTGGTGGTGCTAATGCATTCAAGCTGGACACCCTTCTGAAATTATCGGATGTCAAGGGTGCTGATGGAAAGACCACATTGCTTCACTTTGTTGTTCAAGAGATCATCCGCTCTGAAGGTATCCGTGAAGCAAGGCTGGCCATGGAAAGTGGAATAAGTCCATCTCCTAGTACTTCAGATGACAATGCCAACGGATctcttgaagaagatggcgatTACTACTCCCACCGTGGCCTTAAGATTGTTTCAGGACTCGGTACAGAGATGGACAATGTCAAGAGGGTAGCTGCACTAGATGCTGAAGCTTTGTATACCAGTGTGATGAACCTCAGGCATGAGTTGCTGAAATCAAAGGAGATCCTGAGTGAGATTGCAACGATAGAAGAAAAGAGTGGATTCCGCAACTCACTGGAAAGCTTTGTGGAATATGCAGATAATGAGACAATTTTTCTGATGAAAGAAGAGAAGAGGTTGAGATCATTAGTGAAGAAAACAATCCGATATTTCCATGGAAATGACTCTAAAGATGACGATTTTCGGTTGTTTGTGATTGTAAGAGATTTCTTGGTGATGCTAGATAAAGCATGCAAGGAAGTTGGAGCATCACAGAAGAAGGGTACAAATAAATCACGAATCAATGGCAATGGCACCCCTACATCCCAGTCAATCCTACTGGAGCAACAGTTCCCTGCTGTTATAGATAGTCATTCAGATAGTTCAGACTCTAACGATTGACAATAGATACTGTAGATGTTCTATTCTTCAGGAAACGTTGTAAAGAAGATCCATTTTGACGAGGAAACATGTTAGCATACATACGGATTTCACGTACATATCTTGATTGATATTCATAGCTTCACGATATGATTCCTAAATATCCTCCAAGAGTATCTGTTTGCTCACATGCTTTAACCTTTTAATCCAGTTTTGCATCATACGTCAGACAGTATAATACGATGCAGGCATGTAAAAACCTACTGTATTAGTAGGGGAAATAAACCTCAACTAGCAttgtgcccgtgcgttgctacaggAGAAACAAGTTCCCTCTGAATATGAATGGGCATGGAGCCATACATTTAGTTTCCCCCGCGCAGCTTGCTAGATCGCATGGTCATCCCCCCATAGCGATCATACAATATTTGAAAGACAAGAATAGATAGCCACCTTGACTAAACATGCTTGTCACCAAagaaatgaaaaacataacAAAGCCAGGTGGGACTACCAAAACTTGGTCTACTTACCCATAAATTTGTCTAGttatttacataaatattgATCTCTCTTTTATTGAGAAAATATTACTCTTTTATTTTGCCCTCGCACCGGCAACATCATCAAAGTCGCCGTGGCCCCTCATGCCTCCCTGATGACACAAAATGAATATTTCTCACTTCCAACACATTCGAGCAAAGCTCTTGGCTCTTGCTCCTACATGCACAAAATCTGACAGTAGTATTCCAATCATATATACTTCAGACAAATGCTTGAGTCAAGCAATATGACTAATAGAGTGAGTAATCCACCTGCAGGAGGAAATGTTGGTTTCATCCAGGGTCCAAGTGATTGGCACATCCAAATATACTTTAAGTTAACTTTTGCATATACGTAATCCATATTCCTAAAACACACAAATTTGAGAAAGGGAAATATCCTATAAGATTTTGCATATGGGTTGTGCACCTGCAAGGAAGATCCTTCTAGCCGTCAAatgcaaagaaagaaaaaaaaatgcatcatGGAAGTTAATGGCCATAAATCACAATGACCTGAAACCAAGGGTCAGTACTCTATTGCCCCTAAAACTAAAGTCCCATGATTGGTGAGAACTGAGGAGTATGCTTTGATCCTTCAGGAGCAAATCTTGTTGACACCTTCCCTTTAGGAAATCTTCAGTGATTTGCTCTCAAATTAAGTGTTCGATTCCTTTTAATTTGACATGAAGCTCCACCACTGACTGTATGAACACTGGATGGAAGAGCAAGAGTCAAATGCCACATGAATGGTAAGTACAATAATGCTCAAACAATGATCGATGATAAATTAATGTGAAACATGACTTGATAAAGATAAAGATTAGCTTTTACATTTCAAGAAGATCATCTTACCGTTGAAGAATGTGAATCAGCTCCTTCACTTCTCCTTCATTCACCACTGAGCGAATGAGGACCAGGGGTGGAATCGAGCCGAGCCTCAacttttttcgagctttcttcgaaatcaatatattcgtatttattatagtctcccgcgttgtttgatatgcaacttcaaatcgagcataacgagccgagccgagctgagcctgccaaaattgacttttgttccaaatcaactaatctttatttttaaaaaagaacgaacgtaatcggagcaattttgaaacgagccaccgagccagcttaacgagctttttttccagccctaaATGAGGTTTCAGTCACAGGTGTCTGGATATGCTGACCTGCCATCCAGAGCAGTCTGAACCAGACTTCTTCGCTGATTGATGAGGAATGCAGGTGTCTCCCTGTCTTGAGCACATAACTTGTCCCGGAAAACATGTCTGTGCTGCCTACCGTTGTCCAGCATCTACCATGCAGTAGAAGCCAAAACCAAAAAATTTATACTTAGCTGGAACTCTTGTTCTCcaaatgaaatatatttatgCAAGGATACAGGTCGACCCAATGTCTAGTAGgagtgtcgtggtgctgcaaaccacagccgggtggcggaaggcacccgccctagcccagagggtgtatactcgggggttagctagtcctagttcgatctctcccaagaacacgatgaacaccgcgggtttagagtggttcgggccgccggagcgtaataccctacatccactgtgtattgtattgccttccctcgagagagagagttcgcgagagctgGTGTGTCTGGAGAGCTTgtagtgcacagcgagcgcctcccttttatatctcaagggaggcgcgtacatggctgttgggtccccgacaggtgggcccaacgatatAGTATaagataacgtactgttcatacattatggcgtcgcaggcaaaggagatctctctcctggattcccttgcctgctcctggagtccctcgttcatcatgtccaggcgctgtcttgtcgggacgatgccagacgtagctagtggcgtcgcctgccacgtagcttaacgggctgtgtagcttgcggtgtaggcggcatgatggaaaagtgccgtgccgtcgtatctatttaatgctgcagacgggctctgcgcgggtgcggcacaggcggctgcactgtgcgccttggtaatacgcggtgcacagtgaggcctgacaaaggctgtcccgcgtgctgcggcgacagagcacgcctcaaccatccgcattaaatgcggtgggtgggcgagtctcccaGCGGAAGACTtgcgcacgagcccgcgcctccgggacacgtggcggttccggacccccacgcggtaaagggggggtcc
This window of the Panicum virgatum strain AP13 chromosome 1K, P.virgatum_v5, whole genome shotgun sequence genome carries:
- the LOC120658090 gene encoding formin-like protein 10, whose protein sequence is MRSLRFALLFVAAASLIKLSGGVGAEEDWERFLLQWREHTSLPLPLLNGDLVDKIWSICLRDMVGTEEILGNVLSFASDELLSRSSENVLKTVLFLELLALLSHEKLSTTCDCIRANYFGLGISQEFSVALGTYLESHKLLLHSNFYSRRYLTGQSIGDAPSMAPAFVPSVSSGNEVQFPQSVTETPSPPSESLNTEPPNQPHHHKPAHKHQGGPPISPLEKHKDYVKLVLIAVLPTAALSFIAAFLIFYCCGCNKSKVSVGEQRDDHPLLHMQLANVPGSSPDARCPASPLHKDDQRVGPSKGGVSMGQCFSCCFKGSSDTTPTSQVIGGTLENNATSDAPKPMPLPPPPPPLPPPIKKAPPPPPGPPKGSKARLAQLSPVESSRSEGSSAGEQTSESSEAEVNAPRAKLRPFYWDKVLANPDHSMAWHDIKFGSFHVNEDMIEELFGYSAGNRNNLKDKELPSTDPGSQNISLLNVKKSCNLAVVFKAMNVRVQEIHDALIEGNELPRVLLETILRMKPTDEEEQKLRLYNGDFSQLGLAEQVMKALIDIPFAFKRINALLFMSSLQEDASSLGDSFLQLEAACGELKHRHFLKLLEAVLKTGNRLNDGTFRGGANAFKLDTLLKLSDVKGADGKTTLLHFVVQEIIRSEGIREARLAMESGISPSPSTSDDNANGSLEEDGDYYSHRGLKIVSGLGTEMDNVKRVAALDAEALYTSVMNLRHELLKSKEILSEIATIEEKSGFRNSLESFVEYADNETIFLMKEEKRLRSLVKKTIRYFHGNDSKDDDFRLFVIVRDFLVMLDKACKEVGASQKKGTNKSRINGNGTPTSQSILLEQQFPAVIDSHSDSSDSND